The Sinomicrobium kalidii region GGTACTAACCCAATACTTTTGGCATGACAGAATTACAACTTTCATAATTCATCTTCTTTAGGTGGCCTGACTTGTTCTTTAAATCGAGAATCAATGGCACCAAATTTTTTAAAATTTTGACGGGCTTGATTAAGGCTCATTTCATTCGCACCACCTTCATATTCCGGATCATAGAATTGAACTCCATCATCTTCCCAAAAACAGACGGGACAAATTTGAAAGGTGTTATCCGGTTTATCATCCAAAGTATAATGTTCACAACATCGACATTGATACTTACCATGTTTATTTTGTTTAGTTTCCATAAAGCTGAACCTGTTTTAGGTAATAATCAAGCCCTTGTTTAGGACGGAAAAAAGTTTCAATATGTCCGTTAGGATGTGTGGTGAGAAACTCTCCAGTTCGAGAATTAAATCTGAATGTCCATCCTTGTTTAGATGTAAATCCTCTAATGTGTCCACCAACAGGGCTGTCTGCTAAATTAATTGCTCGTTTATAAAATGCTTGTCTAGAGATTGAACCCATCCGATTTACTTTTATAAATAGTCCCAAAAGCTCTATGTCTTTTAATTATGGAGGCTCCCTTCTGAGTCAATTTCCATAAGCCTGTTGTTTATAGTCTTCATAGCAATTCTTTATCACGTTCAACAAATAATGTCCAGGCGCTCCTTTCGATTTTAACCAATCTATTTTTGATTTATCAAGGGTGAATATTTTTTCAGATAGTTTCCCGGCCAGAGGATCACCTTTTGAAAACCTCCATGACCATTCATAGAGGAGATTTTTGGACTCTAAATTATAAGCTCTCTTCGTCATTTCACCAGCAAGCTCTAGCTTGTCTTCACCAAAGTACCAGTCTGCCAACTCTATGAAATACCCAATAAAGAAGAGATATTCAGCATCATTTGAGAACTTAGAATATGATTCCTCAAAATACTTCTTCAAAAATGAGGCCATTGTATCATGTTTATCTTCGGGATAATCCTCTTCGAGTAAAATATTAAGTAGAAGGTAAATCCCCCGGATATAGGCTTCTTTATCTGAAGGATTGTTCTCTATAACTTGCTGCATTAGATCAATTGCAGCAAGCCAATCCTTATCATTTTCTAATGTTTCCAAATATTTCTTCCAATCCATAAAAGCCTATTTAATGAACATTGTACCTATTTTAGGAATACCTTGATGTACGCTACCCCACAGCTCTGCGAAGTTTGCAACTTCGCAGCCTAAAACACCCTCGGTTCAATTAAAAAAACCTCAAACGCCTCTCTGAGACATATCCCGATTTTTCACATATCCCGTTTCATCTATTGCCGCAAAGATTTTGTAAATGATGAAGGCTTAAGCACATCAACAACCGGGTTCGCGGCCAGGGTGATCCCCTCCAAAACTCCCCTGCCATGGATATAATGACCAGCACTTGAATATATATAATCCCCGGCACGCTCTACAATCCCGGCTCTTACAGGATTTAAATGAATATAGTCTAACTTGGACCACAGGAATTATTCACTGTAAACCTCTTCAGGGTGATTACCATACTTCCAGAATTGATATGTTTTGTTCCTCGAATGCCTGCCGGCTGCCCTGGCAAACCGTTCCAGCATCCACTCTCTCCTGCTTTCCGGCCCGGTTTGTATTTTTTTCAGAATAGTTTTGGCTGTAAATTTCTTAAAGTCCCGGAGCAAACCCGGTAAATCCCCGGTTTCTGATTGTACGAGCATATGTAGATGGTTACTCATAATGACATATCCGAACAGTACCATGCCTTTATTTGCCATGCAAAACCGTAAGCTGTCCAGAATACAATCCTTATAAGCCTTTCTTGTAAAAACATCTATCCAGTCTACCACGGTCAGGGTGACAAAATGTGGTTTAGAGGCGTCTCGTATACTATATCCTTCCCGCATAATTCTGTTTTTCTGGATAAAAGTTACAAAAAATGTGGTTGAACGCTTCGAAACATTGTTTTAGAGGTCCCTCGGAGAGAGGCTTTACATATTTATCTGTCATTAACACGAGTAAGCTGCGAAATCGGAGACATTCGCAGAGCCTGTGGCTGGTACCATACCTCTGATGGTATGCGCATACCCACAGCTCTGTGAAGTTGGAGAGAAGCATATTTCGTAGAGCATGGATTCTACAATTATTCGGTTCGCATATATAATGCTTCCTCAAACTCTTTTATAGAATTCTTCTTTTTTAAGAATAGAGTGTCTTCTGTCCATTTTAATATAGTCATGTAGTCAGAAGCTCCTTTATTAAGTATATACTTATCTTCCAATCCGCTTTTTACTCTCCTCCTTTTAGCTTTATCATTCCGTATTCCTTTTGTTCATCACTGTTCTTTCGAACTGTTCCAAATAGTATTACTTCCTGACGGGAGAACATCCCGAACCATTAAACCTGAATCCCGTAAATCTTCCTGATATTGTTGTCTTTACCGGGAAAAGCACCTGGAAAACGCCCCCCTCCTTTCCGGGGATCGGACAGTACTACTGTTCATTTTACATTAATTTAAAATCGCCCGGCACATTTTTTTATTTCTTTGCGGAGTGAGTGATGAATCTGAAATAATCGGTACGTATGTAGAAAAGATCAAGGCTTCTGACGAGGAAGCCTTTAAAAACCTTTTCGAAAAGCTGTGGGAACCGCTATACGGCTATGCCTATTCATTGCTCGAAGACAAGGCATCGGCCAAGGATATGGTACAGGACGTCTGGATCGACTTCTGGGAAAGGCGCCATACCATTGAAAACAACAATATCAGGGGCTATCTGCACAAAGCCGTACGTTTCCGGGTATTCAAGGAACTGCGCGATTCCAGGCTGAAGAAGTCCCATCTCGAAGCCCTGCACCTGCTCTACGAAGATGAAACCGCAGATCAGGAAACCCTCTCGCCCGAGGAAACCCGGAAGATCATCGAAAACAAACTCTCCGTACTCCCCGCCAGATGCAAGGAGGTCTTTAAACTCAGCCGCCTGGGCGGACTTAAAAACAGGGAGATCGCAGAAAAACTGGGCATCTCGGAAAGCACCGTCGAAGGCCATATCACAACTGCCTTTAAACGGCTTAAAAAAATGACCGCCCTGCTGTTCTCCACCACCCTTGTGGCCCTGCTCCTGTATTTCTTCGGCTAGGGCCTGTTAACACTACGCATTCAAAAGATACTTCCTGGTCTGTTTCAAAGGACTCACGGAGACACCCGGGGTTTTACAAAGGATCACAACCGTCCTTACAAAATGTTAAAGTATTGTTAATTCCCAAACAAGAGCAGGGGAAAAACACAAACCCCGGTATAGATAGATAAACAAACGCATACGCATGACGGAAAAACAATTCAGAATATTGTTGGACAAGTTTCTGCGGGGAGAAGCCTCGCCCCGGGAAAAAGAACTCATCAGGAAGTTCGAAAAGCACTTCCTCGATAAAAACCTCGAAAAAACTTTTGCCGATACCGGTGAAAAAAGTCAGGTACAGCGGGATATCTATAAAAACATTAAAAAACGGGTATCGCCCGCTCACTTCCCCTGGATGCAGATGGCCGCCTCACTGATGGCATTTGTCAGCATCGGCTGTTTGCTGTTCTACTTTATTAACTCTCCCGCCGAAACAGAGATCAGCAACAGGCAATCCACACCCAAAGCCATTACCCTGCCGGACGGTTCTGTCGTTAAGCTTAACAAGAACAGCAGGCTTACCTATACGGAAGACTTCAATAAAGACAACAGGCATATCACTCTTTCCGGTGAAGCCTTTTTCAAGGTGGACAGGAACTCCGGGAAACCGTTTATCATAAAAACAGGCGAACTAAACACCAGGGTCGTAGGTACGCAATTCAACATCCGGGAAGAACAGAAACAGATCACCGTGACGGTCACCGAAGGCCTGGTAAAAGTCTATCACGAAAACGACACCCTGCAGCTTAAACCCGACCAGCAGGCCCGTTTCAATACCGCTTCCAAACAGCTACGGGGCAAGGAAGTAAAAGCCACGCTCTACTCCCTGTGGCAGAACAACAAGGTTGTTTTAAACCGCATAACGGTCGAAGACCTGTCTGTGGTATTGTGGGAACTCTATCGTGTAAAAACCGTCTTTAAAGACGAAGCCTCCAGGCAAACCCTGCTGTCTATTGCCTTTGAGCGCGAAGAAGCACTGGAACAGATCATCCGCAGGATCAACCTTATCAATGAAGTCAAACTAACAAAAAACCAAAACCATA contains the following coding sequences:
- a CDS encoding FecR family protein, whose product is MTEKQFRILLDKFLRGEASPREKELIRKFEKHFLDKNLEKTFADTGEKSQVQRDIYKNIKKRVSPAHFPWMQMAASLMAFVSIGCLLFYFINSPAETEISNRQSTPKAITLPDGSVVKLNKNSRLTYTEDFNKDNRHITLSGEAFFKVDRNSGKPFIIKTGELNTRVVGTQFNIREEQKQITVTVTEGLVKVYHENDTLQLKPDQQARFNTASKQLRGKEVKATLYSLWQNNKVVLNRITVEDLSVVLWELYRVKTVFKDEASRQTLLSIAFEREEALEQIIRRINLINEVKLTKNQNHMIEVEQTE
- a CDS encoding transposase, whose translation is MREGYSIRDASKPHFVTLTVVDWIDVFTRKAYKDCILDSLRFCMANKGMVLFGYVIMSNHLHMLVQSETGDLPGLLRDFKKFTAKTILKKIQTGPESRREWMLERFARAAGRHSRNKTYQFWKYGNHPEEVYSE
- a CDS encoding RNA polymerase sigma-70 factor, which codes for MSDESEIIGTYVEKIKASDEEAFKNLFEKLWEPLYGYAYSLLEDKASAKDMVQDVWIDFWERRHTIENNNIRGYLHKAVRFRVFKELRDSRLKKSHLEALHLLYEDETADQETLSPEETRKIIENKLSVLPARCKEVFKLSRLGGLKNREIAEKLGISESTVEGHITTAFKRLKKMTALLFSTTLVALLLYFFG
- a CDS encoding CPCC family cysteine-rich protein, translated to METKQNKHGKYQCRCCEHYTLDDKPDNTFQICPVCFWEDDGVQFYDPEYEGGANEMSLNQARQNFKKFGAIDSRFKEQVRPPKEDEL